From Lolium perenne isolate Kyuss_39 chromosome 5, Kyuss_2.0, whole genome shotgun sequence, a single genomic window includes:
- the LOC127299845 gene encoding uncharacterized protein, producing the protein MASGASTSMVLTLLGFCVSVLFIVFVCTRLVCALVRRRRRRRRASPMPPGFPPLAANYFFAVQVDHLGAAGPAAGGLDPAAVAAFPTRAFSAACGSPTSSNASDAAPQCVVCLAEYEDKDVLLTLPYCGHNFHMACIDAWLKQHSTCPVCRISLSDYTDSKHTVPPLPSAVMIPPYSPEASISDPCHCLFVGTGHSPRPSEVLRNEPDQANQTVPGPSLDGPNNLTLSEVTTPGEITTKQ; encoded by the exons ATGGCCTCGGGGGCGTCGACCAGCATGGTGCTGACGCTGCTGGGCTTCTGCGTCAGCGTCCTCTTCATCGTCTTCGTCTGCACCAGGCTCGTCTGCGCGctcgtgcgccgccgccgccgacgccgccgcgCCTCGCCCATGCCGCCCGGCTTCCCGCCCCTCGCCGCCAACTACTTCTTCGCCGTCCAGGTCGACCACCTCGGGGCCGCGGGGCCCGCCGCGGGGGGGCTCgaccccgccgccgtcgccgccttccCCACCCGCGCCTTCTCCGCCGCATGCGGCTCACCCACCTCCTCCAACGCCTCCGACGCCGCACCACA GTGTGTCGTCTGCCTTGCAGAATACGAAGATAAAGATGTGCTCCTCACACTCCCTTACTGTGGCCACAATTTTCATATGGCCTGCATAGATGCTTGGCTAAAGCAGCACTCAACATGCCCAGTCTGCAGAATTTCACTGTCTGACTATACTGATAGCAAGCACACGGTGCCCCCTTTACCAAGTGCAGTGATGATACCTCCTTATTCGCCTGAAGCATCAATAAGTGATCCATGCCACTGCCTGTTTGTCGGCACGGGCCATTCGCCAAGGCCATCAGAGGTTCTTCGAAACGAACCCGACCAGGCGAATCAGACAGTGCCTGGTCCATCCCTGGACGGGCCAAACAACTTGACACTGTCTGAGGTTACCACTCCTGGGGAAATAACAACCAAACAGTAA
- the LOC127299847 gene encoding stress-response A/B barrel domain-containing protein At5g22580-like, translated as MGEFKHLCAARFKEGVVVDDIIRELTKLAVELDAVKFFGWGENMLDQEALTRGFTHVFVLTFAIAEDLAACLGHGKHCAFGATFMAAVDDAVVMDFPLVFVKPALPPC; from the exons ATGGGCGAGTTCAAGCACCTGTGCGCGGCCAGGTTCAAGGAGGGCGTCGTGGTGGACGACATCATTCGGGAGCTCACCAAGCTCGCCGTGGAGCTCGACGCCGTCAAATTCTTCGGCTG GGGGGAGAACATGCTGGACCAGGAGGCGCTCACGCGCGGCTTCACCCACGTCTTCGTGCTGACCTTCGCCATTGCCGAGGACCTGGCGGCGTGCTTGGGCCACGGGAAACACTGCGCGTTCGGGGCTACGTTCATGGCCGCGGTCGACGATGCCGTCGTCATGGACTTTCCCCTCGTCTTCGTCAAGCCGGCGCTGCCGCCTTGCTGA
- the LOC127299846 gene encoding stress-response A/B barrel domain-containing protein At5g22580, producing MEFKHLCLVRFKEGVVVEDIIQELSKLAAELDMIKFFGWGKDVLNQDALTQGFTHVFSLCFDSAEDLAAYMGHEKHGAFAATFMAAIDKVIVMDFPFVVAKPAPQPEA from the exons ATGGAGTTCAAGCACCTGTGCCTGGTGAGGTTCAAGGAGGGCGTCGTGGTGGAGGACATCATCCAGGAGCTCAGCAAgctcgccgcagagctggacatgATCAAGTTCTTCGGGTG GGGAAAAGACGTTCTGAACCAGGACGCGCTGACACAGGGCTTCACCCACGTCTTCTCCTTGTGCTTCGACAGCGCCGAGGACCTGGCGGCGTACATGGGTCACGAGAAGCACGGCGCGTTCGCCGCCACATTCATGGCCGCGATCGACAAGGTCATCGTCATGGACTTCCCCTTCGTCGTTGCCAAGCCGGCGCCACAGCCTGAGGCTTGA